A single genomic interval of Brevundimonas diminuta harbors:
- the fba gene encoding class II fructose-bisphosphate aldolase (catalyzes the reversible aldol condensation of dihydroxyacetonephosphate and glyceraldehyde 3-phosphate in the Calvin cycle, glycolysis, and/or gluconeogenesis), producing MARITLRQLLDHAAENDYGLPAYNINNMEQGLAIMEAAHEVNAPVIIQASRGARNYANDIVLAKLIDALAELYPHIPVCMHQDHGNGPATCATAIQYGFTSVMMDGSLEEDAKTPASYEYNVDVTRRVTEMAHACGVSVEGELGVLGSLETGMGEAEDGHGFEGKLDHSQLLTDPDQAVDFVAATKVDALAIAMGTSHGAYKFTRQPDGEVLAMNVIEEIHRRLPNTHLVMHGSSSVPQDLQDIINQYGGEMPQTWGVPVEEIQRGIKHGVRKVNIDTDNRMAITGAIRKALMEKPGEFDPRYYLKPAKEAMKKLCMERYQQFGCEGQASKIRPLSTAQMAKRYASGDLDPSFRGAAVKAA from the coding sequence ATGGCGCGCATCACGCTGCGACAGCTGCTCGACCACGCGGCAGAGAACGATTACGGCCTGCCCGCCTACAACATCAACAACATGGAACAGGGTCTGGCGATCATGGAGGCGGCCCACGAGGTCAACGCCCCCGTCATCATCCAGGCCTCGCGCGGCGCCCGGAACTACGCCAACGACATCGTTCTGGCCAAGCTGATCGACGCCTTGGCCGAACTCTATCCGCACATCCCGGTCTGTATGCACCAGGACCACGGCAACGGCCCGGCGACCTGCGCCACCGCCATCCAGTACGGCTTCACCAGCGTGATGATGGACGGCTCGCTGGAGGAGGACGCCAAGACCCCCGCCTCTTACGAGTACAACGTCGACGTCACCCGTCGCGTCACCGAAATGGCCCACGCCTGCGGCGTCTCGGTCGAGGGTGAACTGGGCGTGCTGGGCTCGCTGGAAACCGGCATGGGCGAGGCCGAGGACGGCCACGGCTTCGAAGGCAAGCTGGACCACTCGCAACTGCTGACCGACCCGGATCAGGCCGTCGATTTCGTCGCCGCCACCAAGGTCGACGCCCTCGCCATCGCCATGGGCACCAGCCACGGCGCCTACAAGTTCACGCGTCAGCCGGACGGCGAGGTCCTGGCCATGAATGTGATCGAGGAAATCCACCGCCGCCTGCCCAACACCCACCTGGTGATGCACGGTTCGTCGTCGGTGCCGCAGGATTTGCAGGACATCATCAACCAGTACGGCGGCGAAATGCCCCAGACCTGGGGCGTGCCGGTCGAGGAAATCCAGCGCGGCATCAAGCACGGCGTGCGCAAGGTCAACATCGACACCGACAACCGCATGGCCATCACCGGCGCCATCCGTAAAGCCCTGATGGAGAAGCCGGGCGAGTTCGACCCGCGCTACTATCTGAAGCCCGCCAAGGAGGCGATGAAGAAGCTCTGCATGGAGCGCTATCAGCAGTTCGGCTGCGAGGGCCAGGCCTCCAAGATCCGCCCGCTGTCCACCGCCCAGATGGCCAAACGCTACGCCTCGGGCGACCTCGATCCGTCCTTCCGCGGCGCCGCCGTCAAGGCCGCCTAG
- a CDS encoding phosphoglycerate kinase: MTFRTLDDAADLAGKTALVRVDFNVPMEGGKVTDDTRLRVALPTIQRLRDAGAKVALLAHFDRPKGQRVPSMTLKPVVQPLEQLLGAPVRFAEDCIGPYAVEAIRDLDAGGVVLLENVRFHAAEEANDPVFAQKLADLSDLYVNDAFSAAHRAHASTEGVAHHIPAYAGESMRRELDALDAALGNPQKPVVGIVGGSKVSTKLDLLKNLVGKLDTLAIGGGMANTFLYAQGVDIGGSLAEKDMADTAREILAEAEAKGCDILLPVDVVVATEVKPGAEARTVKTGEALSTEDKILDAGPDTVARLNAAIDGSKTLIWNGPLGVFEVPPFDAATVAAAKHVAVRTKAGALIAVAGGGDTVAAVGHAGVSADLTFVSTAGGAFLEWMEGKPLPGVEALRA, translated from the coding sequence ATGACCTTCCGCACTCTCGACGACGCCGCAGATCTCGCCGGCAAGACGGCTCTGGTCCGCGTGGACTTCAACGTCCCGATGGAGGGCGGCAAGGTCACGGACGACACCCGGCTGCGGGTCGCCCTGCCGACGATCCAGCGTCTGCGCGATGCCGGCGCCAAGGTCGCCCTGCTGGCCCACTTCGACCGCCCCAAGGGCCAGCGCGTTCCGTCGATGACCCTGAAGCCGGTCGTCCAGCCGCTGGAACAACTGCTCGGCGCCCCCGTTCGCTTCGCCGAGGACTGCATCGGTCCTTATGCCGTAGAAGCCATTCGCGATCTGGACGCGGGCGGCGTGGTCCTGCTGGAAAACGTGCGCTTCCATGCGGCGGAAGAGGCCAATGATCCGGTCTTCGCCCAGAAGCTGGCGGATCTCAGCGATCTGTACGTCAACGACGCCTTTTCGGCCGCGCACCGCGCCCACGCCTCGACCGAAGGCGTCGCCCACCACATCCCGGCCTACGCCGGCGAATCCATGCGCCGCGAACTCGACGCGCTAGACGCGGCGCTCGGCAATCCACAGAAGCCGGTCGTCGGCATCGTCGGCGGCTCCAAGGTCTCGACCAAGCTGGACCTGCTGAAGAACCTGGTCGGCAAGCTGGACACCCTGGCCATCGGCGGCGGCATGGCCAACACCTTCCTTTATGCCCAAGGCGTCGACATCGGCGGCTCCTTGGCCGAAAAGGATATGGCGGACACCGCGCGCGAAATCCTGGCGGAAGCCGAAGCCAAGGGCTGCGACATCCTGCTGCCCGTCGATGTCGTGGTGGCGACCGAGGTCAAGCCCGGCGCCGAGGCCCGCACCGTCAAGACAGGCGAAGCCCTCTCGACTGAAGACAAAATCCTGGACGCCGGCCCCGACACCGTCGCGCGCCTGAACGCCGCCATCGACGGCTCCAAGACCCTGATCTGGAACGGTCCGCTGGGCGTGTTCGAGGTGCCGCCCTTCGACGCCGCCACGGTCGCGGCCGCCAAGCACGTCGCCGTGCGCACCAAAGCCGGCGCCCTGATCGCGGTGGCGGGCGGCGGCGACACGGTCGCGGCCGTCGGCCATGCCGGCGTCAGCGCAGACCTGACCTTCGTGTCCACCGCCGGCGGCGCCTTCCTGGAATGGATGGAGGGCAAACCTCTGCCCGGCGTTGAGGCCCTGCGCGCCTAA
- the gap gene encoding type I glyceraldehyde-3-phosphate dehydrogenase, with translation MTVRVAINGFGRIGRLVLRSIIEHGRTDIEVVAINDLGPVETNAHLFRYDSVHGRFPGTVTSGEDWIDVGTGKIKVTAERDPANLPHAELKVDIAFECTGIFTSKDKASAHLKAGAKRVLVSAPADNADKTIVYKVNHETLTADDIVVSNGSCTTNALAPVAKVLNDLFGIERGYMTTIHSYTGDQPTLDTMHKDLYRARAAALSMIPTSTGAAKALGLVLPELKGKLDGSSIRVPTPNVSVVDLKVVAGREVTVEEINAALQAAADGPMKGVLFTTTDPLVSHDLNHIAASSTAALPQTQVVDGKLARVLSWYDNEWGFATRMSDTALQMAKFL, from the coding sequence ATGACCGTTCGCGTCGCCATCAATGGTTTCGGCCGCATTGGCCGTCTGGTCCTCCGCTCGATCATCGAGCATGGCCGCACGGACATCGAGGTGGTGGCGATCAACGATCTGGGTCCGGTCGAGACCAACGCCCACCTGTTCCGCTACGATTCGGTCCACGGCCGCTTCCCCGGCACGGTGACCTCGGGCGAGGATTGGATCGACGTCGGCACCGGCAAGATCAAGGTGACTGCCGAGCGCGACCCCGCCAACCTGCCGCACGCCGAGCTAAAGGTGGACATCGCCTTCGAATGCACCGGCATCTTCACCTCCAAGGACAAGGCCAGCGCCCACCTGAAGGCCGGCGCCAAGCGCGTCCTGGTCTCGGCGCCCGCCGACAACGCCGATAAGACCATCGTCTACAAGGTCAACCACGAAACCCTGACCGCCGACGACATCGTCGTGTCCAACGGCTCGTGCACCACCAACGCCCTGGCCCCCGTCGCCAAGGTGCTGAACGACCTATTCGGCATCGAGCGCGGCTATATGACCACCATCCACTCCTACACCGGTGACCAGCCGACGCTGGATACGATGCACAAGGACCTGTACCGCGCCCGCGCTGCGGCCCTGTCGATGATCCCGACCTCGACCGGCGCCGCCAAGGCCCTGGGCCTCGTCCTGCCGGAGCTGAAGGGCAAGTTGGACGGATCCTCGATCCGCGTCCCGACCCCGAACGTCTCGGTCGTGGACCTGAAGGTCGTCGCTGGTCGCGAGGTCACTGTCGAAGAGATCAACGCCGCGCTTCAGGCCGCTGCCGACGGGCCCATGAAGGGCGTGCTGTTCACGACGACCGACCCGCTGGTCTCGCACGACCTGAACCACATCGCCGCCTCGTCCACCGCCGCCCTGCCCCAGACCCAGGTCGTCGATGGCAAACTGGCTCGCGTTCTGAGCTGGTACGACAACGAATGGGGCTTCGCGACGCGCATGAGCGACACCGCGCTGCAGATGGCGAAGTTCCTATAA
- a CDS encoding dihydroxy-acid dehydratase, translated as MTQNSTSQPKKPNARSAAVTAGPNRAAARSYLRAAGMQDADFDKPMIGIVNTWSTVTPCNMHLDRLAKDVRAGIVAAGGYPVDFNTIVVTDGISMGTAGMKASLISREVVADSIELAIEGHQLDGVVCIVGCDKTIPAAAMALARMDIPGLVYYGGTIMPGVIGTKEVSVQEVFEAIGAHSAGALDDEGLKAVEQAVCPGAGACGGQFTANTMAMALSVMGISPMGANDVPAVDPSKAAEGERCGRLIVERVFSGDTARKYITRASLKNAAVAVSASGGSTNAVMHLTAIAAEAGVEFGVEDCHQACVEAPVICDLKPGGRFLASHLFAAGGTRLVTQRMAEAGKIVNTPTVTGRSLFAEAAEAEETPGQVVVTTFDAPVMDRGSFAVIYGDVAPEGAVIKLTGHKVDTFEGPACVFDSEEDAFHAVQDGSVGEGDVIIIRYEGPKGGPGMREMLQVTAALKGRRIDNVALLTDGRFSGASYGFVAGHVSPEAAVGGPIALIRDGDRITIDVTNRRIDVNVDLATRRAGFTPHVVRPARGVFAKYRASVASAAQGAVTIPNPPPAQVPASHKTNAAQDA; from the coding sequence ATGACGCAAAATTCTACCTCCCAGCCCAAAAAGCCCAACGCGCGCAGCGCGGCGGTGACGGCTGGCCCGAACCGGGCGGCCGCCCGCTCATATCTGCGCGCCGCCGGCATGCAGGACGCCGACTTCGACAAGCCGATGATCGGCATCGTCAACACCTGGTCGACGGTCACGCCGTGCAACATGCACCTGGACCGTCTGGCCAAGGATGTGCGCGCCGGCATCGTCGCGGCGGGCGGCTATCCGGTCGATTTCAACACCATCGTCGTGACCGACGGCATCTCGATGGGCACGGCGGGGATGAAGGCCTCGCTGATCAGCCGCGAGGTCGTCGCCGACTCCATCGAACTGGCCATCGAAGGCCACCAGCTGGACGGCGTGGTCTGCATCGTCGGCTGCGACAAGACGATCCCGGCGGCGGCCATGGCCCTGGCGCGGATGGATATCCCCGGTCTGGTCTATTACGGCGGCACCATCATGCCCGGCGTGATCGGGACCAAGGAAGTCTCGGTGCAGGAAGTCTTCGAGGCCATCGGAGCCCATTCGGCCGGGGCCCTAGACGACGAAGGTCTGAAGGCGGTCGAACAGGCCGTCTGCCCCGGCGCGGGGGCCTGCGGCGGCCAGTTCACGGCCAACACCATGGCCATGGCCCTGTCGGTCATGGGCATCTCGCCCATGGGCGCCAACGACGTTCCCGCCGTCGATCCGAGCAAGGCCGCCGAGGGCGAACGCTGCGGTCGACTGATTGTCGAGCGCGTCTTCTCCGGCGACACGGCCCGCAAATACATCACCCGCGCCAGCCTGAAGAACGCCGCCGTCGCCGTCTCGGCCTCGGGCGGGTCGACCAATGCGGTCATGCACCTGACGGCCATCGCGGCGGAGGCCGGGGTCGAGTTCGGCGTCGAGGACTGCCATCAGGCCTGCGTCGAGGCGCCGGTCATCTGCGACCTGAAGCCGGGCGGCCGCTTCCTGGCCTCGCACCTGTTCGCCGCCGGCGGCACGCGTCTGGTCACCCAGCGGATGGCCGAGGCGGGCAAGATCGTGAACACCCCCACCGTGACCGGCCGCAGCCTGTTCGCCGAGGCGGCCGAGGCCGAGGAGACGCCGGGTCAGGTGGTCGTGACCACCTTCGATGCCCCGGTCATGGATCGCGGCAGCTTCGCCGTCATCTATGGCGACGTCGCCCCGGAAGGCGCGGTCATCAAGCTGACGGGTCACAAGGTCGATACGTTCGAGGGGCCGGCCTGCGTCTTCGACAGCGAGGAAGACGCCTTCCACGCCGTTCAGGACGGATCGGTCGGCGAGGGCGACGTGATCATCATCCGCTACGAAGGGCCCAAGGGCGGTCCGGGCATGCGCGAGATGCTGCAGGTCACCGCCGCCCTGAAGGGTCGCAGGATCGACAATGTCGCCCTGCTGACCGACGGCCGGTTCTCGGGCGCCAGCTACGGCTTCGTCGCCGGACACGTCTCGCCGGAAGCCGCCGTCGGCGGTCCGATCGCTCTCATTCGCGATGGTGACCGCATCACCATCGACGTCACCAACCGCCGCATCGACGTCAATGTCGATCTGGCGACGCGCCGGGCGGGCTTTACGCCCCACGTAGTCCGTCCGGCGCGAGGTGTCTTCGCCAAATACCGCGCCTCGGTCGCCTCGGCCGCCCAAGGCGCCGTCACCATTCCCAACCCGCCGCCGGCCCAAGTCCCGGCAAGCCACAAAACCAACGCTGCTCAGGACGCCTGA
- the ilvC gene encoding ketol-acid reductoisomerase, with protein sequence MAITIYTNEDIKPGAIAGQRIAIIGYGSQGRAHAQNLKDSGHDVVAGVRHGGTGWKHATADGVPTAEPAEAVRGADIIAILTPDMVQGDVYRDIIEPNAKEGSALLFAHGFSIIYERITPRADMDVILVAPKGPGDLVRREFQRGRGVPSLFAVEKDVTGKARDRAMGYAKGNGGATGGLLETTFREETETDLFGEQAVLCGGAKELVIQGFNTLVEAGYQPEIAYFECLHELKLIVDLFYEGGISKMHHFISETAKYGAVASGPRVVTEETKARMKTILDEIQDGTFARNWIAENEAGKPQYEAWLKADRESQIEQVGARLRERMAWLNTPKAEAA encoded by the coding sequence ATGGCCATCACCATCTACACCAACGAAGACATCAAGCCGGGCGCCATCGCCGGCCAGCGCATCGCCATCATCGGCTATGGCTCGCAAGGTCGCGCCCACGCCCAGAATCTGAAGGACAGCGGCCATGACGTGGTCGCCGGCGTCCGTCACGGCGGCACGGGCTGGAAGCACGCCACCGCCGACGGCGTGCCGACCGCCGAGCCGGCCGAGGCCGTCAGGGGCGCCGACATCATCGCCATCCTGACCCCCGACATGGTTCAGGGCGACGTCTATCGCGACATCATCGAGCCGAACGCCAAGGAGGGCTCGGCACTGCTGTTTGCCCACGGCTTCTCCATCATCTACGAGCGCATCACCCCGCGCGCCGACATGGACGTGATCCTGGTCGCGCCGAAGGGACCGGGCGACCTGGTCCGTCGTGAGTTCCAGCGCGGGCGCGGCGTGCCCAGCCTGTTCGCCGTCGAGAAGGACGTCACCGGCAAGGCGCGCGACCGGGCCATGGGTTACGCAAAGGGCAACGGCGGCGCGACCGGCGGCCTGCTGGAAACCACCTTCCGCGAAGAGACCGAGACCGATCTGTTCGGCGAACAGGCCGTCCTGTGCGGCGGCGCCAAGGAACTGGTCATCCAGGGCTTCAACACCCTGGTCGAGGCCGGCTACCAGCCCGAGATCGCCTATTTCGAATGCCTGCACGAGCTGAAGCTGATCGTGGATCTGTTCTACGAGGGCGGCATCTCCAAGATGCACCACTTCATCTCGGAAACGGCCAAATACGGCGCCGTCGCCAGCGGCCCGCGCGTCGTGACCGAAGAGACCAAGGCCCGCATGAAGACCATTCTGGACGAGATCCAGGACGGCACCTTCGCGCGCAACTGGATCGCCGAGAACGAGGCCGGCAAGCCGCAATACGAGGCTTGGCTGAAGGCGGACCGCGAGAGCCAGATCGAACAGGTCGGCGCGCGTCTGCGCGAACGCATGGCCTGGCTGAACACGCCCAAGGCAGAAGCGGCCTGA
- the ilvG gene encoding acetolactate synthase 2 catalytic subunit, translated as MTLMTAAAFKPSAETAPQSGARLLVSTLERLGVEVVFGYPGGAIMPVYDALAGSKLKHILVRHEQGAAFSADAYARKSGKVGVCMATSGPGATNLVTGIANAMMDSVPIVCITGNVAQGLMGTDAFQEIDILGVTLPIVKHSILVRSAAEVPAAIEEAFHIARSGRPGPVLVDLPKDVQFETTGDDYGFSIPNETARVDHDAIAAAEAAVRTAKKPLVYIGGGVKIGGATEALRAFVAATGIPQVSTLNALGTIPTDAPGMLGMLGMHGTRAANHAVQDSDLLIVVGARFDDRATGKLAEFAPNARIVHFDIDASEVGKLRSANVAVVGELREGVEALTARMRSGAALDIQAWADDCADAAKAGAHRYDAPGEGVYAPALLKEISEAAGDDFVAACDVGQHQMWAAMHCRFAKPEAHITSGGLGAMGFGLPAGIGAKLADPSATVVTIAGDGGFMMNIQELATLKRYGIPLKIVLIDNSSLGLVRQWQELFFAENYSEIDLSDNPDFVKVAEAFGIEAFRIDRRDQVSDGIQRLLAADGPCLAHVVIDPRDNVWPLVPPGKSNAEMMEGS; from the coding sequence ATGACCCTGATGACCGCCGCCGCCTTCAAACCCTCAGCCGAGACCGCACCCCAGTCAGGTGCGCGTCTGCTGGTCTCCACCCTGGAGCGGCTGGGTGTGGAGGTGGTGTTCGGCTATCCGGGCGGCGCCATCATGCCGGTCTATGACGCCCTGGCCGGCTCCAAGCTGAAACACATCCTGGTCCGCCATGAGCAGGGCGCGGCCTTCTCGGCCGACGCCTATGCCAGGAAGAGCGGCAAGGTCGGCGTGTGCATGGCGACGTCCGGTCCGGGCGCCACCAACCTAGTCACCGGCATCGCCAATGCGATGATGGATTCGGTGCCGATCGTCTGCATCACCGGCAATGTCGCCCAAGGCTTGATGGGCACCGACGCCTTTCAGGAGATCGATATCCTGGGCGTCACCCTGCCCATCGTGAAACACTCGATCCTGGTCCGCTCGGCCGCCGAGGTGCCTGCCGCGATCGAGGAAGCCTTCCATATCGCCCGGTCGGGTCGCCCCGGCCCGGTTCTGGTCGACCTGCCCAAGGACGTGCAGTTCGAGACGACCGGCGACGACTACGGATTTTCAATCCCCAACGAGACGGCACGCGTCGATCACGACGCCATTGCCGCCGCAGAGGCTGCGGTCCGCACGGCGAAGAAGCCGCTGGTCTATATCGGCGGCGGGGTGAAGATCGGCGGCGCGACCGAGGCCCTGCGCGCCTTCGTCGCCGCGACCGGCATCCCCCAGGTCTCGACCCTGAACGCCCTGGGCACGATCCCGACTGACGCGCCGGGCATGCTGGGCATGCTGGGCATGCACGGCACGCGCGCCGCCAACCATGCGGTGCAGGACAGCGATCTGCTGATCGTCGTCGGCGCCCGGTTCGACGACCGCGCGACGGGCAAGCTGGCCGAGTTCGCGCCGAACGCCCGCATCGTCCATTTTGACATCGACGCGTCGGAAGTCGGCAAGCTGCGCAGCGCCAACGTCGCCGTCGTCGGCGAACTGCGCGAAGGCGTTGAGGCGCTGACGGCGCGGATGCGGTCGGGCGCGGCCCTGGACATCCAGGCCTGGGCCGACGACTGCGCCGATGCGGCCAAAGCGGGCGCTCACCGCTATGATGCACCGGGCGAGGGGGTCTATGCGCCCGCCCTGCTGAAGGAAATCTCGGAAGCGGCCGGCGATGACTTCGTCGCCGCCTGCGACGTGGGCCAGCATCAGATGTGGGCGGCCATGCACTGCCGCTTCGCCAAGCCGGAAGCCCACATCACCTCGGGCGGCCTTGGCGCGATGGGCTTCGGCCTGCCCGCCGGCATCGGCGCCAAGCTGGCCGATCCTTCGGCGACCGTCGTCACCATCGCCGGCGACGGCGGCTTCATGATGAACATTCAGGAGCTGGCGACGCTGAAGCGTTACGGCATCCCGTTGAAGATCGTGCTGATCGACAACTCGTCCCTGGGCCTGGTGCGCCAGTGGCAGGAGCTGTTCTTCGCCGAGAACTATTCCGAGATCGACCTGTCCGACAATCCGGACTTCGTGAAGGTCGCCGAAGCCTTCGGGATCGAGGCCTTCCGCATCGATCGTCGCGATCAGGTGTCGGACGGCATCCAGCGCCTGCTGGCCGCCGACGGCCCCTGCCTGGCCCATGTGGTCATCGACCCCCGAGACAATGTCTGGCCGCTGGTTCCGCCGGGCAAGAGCAATGCTGAAATGATGGAGGGCTCCTGA
- a CDS encoding ACT domain-containing protein: MSNTIHIQIDRADGSLQRLIGLVERRGFHIDGMALADEGAFRRIALTVRGRDASRCMDNLGRQIDRLFGVRRISNDIIQSEAA, encoded by the coding sequence ATGAGCAACACGATCCACATCCAGATCGACCGTGCGGACGGTTCGCTTCAGCGTCTCATCGGCCTGGTGGAGCGCCGCGGCTTCCACATCGACGGCATGGCCCTGGCGGACGAGGGCGCCTTCCGCCGCATCGCCCTGACCGTGCGCGGCCGCGACGCCAGCCGCTGCATGGACAACCTGGGTCGCCAGATCGACCGGCTGTTCGGCGTGCGCCGCATCAGCAACGACATTATTCAATCCGAGGCCGCGTGA
- a CDS encoding 2-isopropylmalate synthase: MHPDKVRVSGVSRTEEIAADPNRVIVFDTTMRDGEQAPGFSMSAKAKVKMAHVLRDLGVDVIEAGFAAASPGDEDCIRRVAGEVEGPVFCSLSRANEKDIDATFRALQPAPKSHRRCHTFIGTSPIHRTAKLKMSTNEVLSTAVRSVEYARSLFDDVEFSAEDAFRTEPEFLADVLEAAADAGARTLNVPDTVGYATPQEVRERFAALAARIKKRHPHVIFSAHCHDDLGMAVANSLAAVEGGARQIEGAINGIGERAGNCSIEEVIMALKVREDRYGVTTGADSRHLVRASKILCEITETVIARNKSVVGINAFAHEAGIHQHGMLADSRTYEIMRPQDVGFEGSWFVLGKHSGRHAIAKRAETIGRPIEGERLAAVVAGFKSRADQIGEINDAELIAIIDRVDGVSEVVAQYA, from the coding sequence ATGCACCCCGACAAAGTACGCGTATCGGGCGTATCGCGCACCGAGGAGATCGCCGCTGACCCCAACCGCGTCATCGTCTTCGACACGACGATGCGCGACGGCGAACAGGCCCCCGGCTTCTCCATGTCCGCCAAAGCCAAGGTGAAGATGGCCCATGTCCTGCGGGATTTGGGCGTCGACGTCATCGAGGCCGGCTTCGCCGCCGCCTCGCCCGGCGACGAGGACTGCATCCGCCGCGTGGCGGGCGAGGTCGAGGGGCCGGTCTTCTGCTCCCTGTCGCGCGCCAACGAAAAGGACATCGACGCCACCTTCCGCGCCTTGCAGCCGGCGCCGAAGTCGCATCGGCGTTGCCACACCTTCATCGGCACCAGCCCGATCCACCGCACCGCCAAGCTGAAGATGTCCACCAATGAGGTGCTGTCGACCGCCGTGCGGTCGGTGGAATACGCCCGCAGCCTGTTCGACGACGTGGAGTTCTCGGCCGAGGACGCCTTCCGCACCGAGCCGGAGTTTCTGGCCGATGTGCTGGAGGCCGCCGCCGACGCGGGCGCCCGCACCCTGAACGTGCCCGACACCGTCGGCTATGCGACGCCGCAAGAGGTGCGCGAGCGGTTCGCCGCCCTGGCCGCACGGATCAAGAAGCGCCATCCGCATGTGATCTTCTCGGCCCACTGCCACGACGACCTGGGCATGGCGGTCGCCAACTCCCTGGCCGCCGTCGAGGGCGGCGCGCGTCAGATCGAGGGCGCGATCAACGGAATCGGCGAGCGGGCCGGCAACTGCTCCATCGAAGAGGTCATCATGGCGCTGAAGGTCCGCGAGGATCGCTATGGCGTCACGACCGGCGCCGACAGCCGTCATCTGGTGCGCGCCTCCAAGATTCTGTGCGAGATCACCGAGACGGTCATCGCCCGCAACAAGTCGGTGGTCGGCATCAACGCCTTCGCCCATGAGGCGGGAATCCACCAGCACGGGATGCTGGCCGACAGTCGCACCTATGAGATCATGCGGCCCCAGGACGTGGGCTTCGAGGGCAGCTGGTTCGTGCTGGGCAAGCACTCGGGGCGTCACGCGATCGCCAAACGCGCCGAGACCATCGGCCGTCCCATCGAGGGCGAACGTCTGGCGGCGGTGGTCGCGGGCTTCAAGTCGCGCGCCGATCAGATCGGCGAGATCAATGACGCCGAACTGATCGCCATCATCGACCGGGTCGATGGCGTGTCCGAGGTCGTGGCCCAATATGCCTGA
- the leuC gene encoding 3-isopropylmalate dehydratase large subunit yields the protein MPDPKTLFDKVWDAHVVRPETADTPGVLYIDLHLVHEVTSPQAFSEIEARGLKVRRPDRTYATLDHSTPTLPAGLNGLKPYVTTQAEAQVHTLERNCTAHGVPLAGWGSDDRGVVHVMGPELGLTQPGMTVVCGDSHTATHGAFGALAFGIGTSEVGHVLATQCLLQRKAKAMRVTVTGELQPGVSGKDVALAVIAAIGFGGGTGYVIEYAGEAVRSLDMEGRMTLCNMSIEAGARAGMIAPDHTTIDWLRGRKHVPVDYETATAEWLKLATDAGAVFDKEVTLDGAAIRPMATWGTTPDAGAPIGSPVPQPQSDSDRKAIAYMGFTAGEATTSQPVDVVFIGSCTNGRLPDLRAAAEVLRGRKVKPGLRMLVVPGSEAVRRDAEAEGLDQVFIAAGAEWRIPGCSMCIAMNGDFIAPGQLAVSTSNRNFEGRQGKDARTILASPATAAATAVAGVLTDPRVYLREAANV from the coding sequence ATGCCTGATCCCAAGACCCTGTTCGACAAGGTGTGGGACGCCCACGTCGTGCGGCCGGAAACGGCCGACACGCCGGGGGTGCTTTATATCGACCTGCATCTGGTCCACGAAGTCACCAGCCCCCAGGCCTTCAGCGAGATCGAGGCACGCGGGCTGAAGGTGCGCCGTCCCGACCGGACCTATGCAACCCTGGACCATTCCACCCCGACCCTGCCGGCGGGGCTGAACGGGCTGAAACCCTATGTCACGACCCAGGCCGAGGCCCAGGTCCATACGCTGGAGCGGAACTGCACCGCCCACGGCGTGCCGCTGGCGGGCTGGGGATCGGACGATCGCGGCGTGGTTCACGTCATGGGGCCGGAACTGGGTCTGACCCAGCCGGGCATGACGGTGGTCTGCGGCGACAGCCATACGGCGACGCACGGCGCCTTCGGCGCTCTGGCCTTCGGCATCGGCACCTCCGAAGTCGGCCACGTGCTGGCGACCCAGTGTCTGCTGCAACGCAAGGCCAAGGCCATGCGGGTGACCGTGACCGGCGAACTGCAGCCGGGCGTGTCGGGCAAGGATGTGGCGCTGGCCGTCATCGCCGCCATCGGCTTTGGCGGCGGCACCGGCTATGTCATCGAATATGCGGGCGAGGCGGTGCGGTCGCTGGACATGGAAGGGCGCATGACCCTTTGCAATATGTCCATTGAGGCGGGCGCCCGCGCGGGCATGATCGCGCCGGACCACACCACCATCGACTGGCTGCGCGGCCGTAAGCACGTGCCCGTCGATTATGAGACGGCGACGGCCGAATGGCTGAAGTTGGCCACTGATGCAGGCGCGGTCTTCGACAAGGAAGTGACCCTCGACGGCGCCGCCATCCGACCCATGGCGACCTGGGGCACGACGCCGGATGCGGGCGCGCCCATAGGTTCGCCTGTGCCGCAGCCTCAGTCGGACAGCGACCGCAAGGCCATCGCCTATATGGGCTTTACGGCCGGGGAGGCGACGACCAGCCAGCCGGTGGATGTCGTTTTCATCGGCTCCTGCACCAACGGGCGCCTGCCTGATCTGCGCGCCGCCGCCGAGGTGCTGCGCGGCCGCAAGGTCAAGCCGGGTCTGCGCATGCTGGTGGTGCCAGGGTCCGAGGCCGTGCGTCGCGACGCAGAGGCGGAAGGCCTGGATCAGGTCTTCATCGCCGCCGGGGCCGAATGGCGCATTCCCGGCTGTTCGATGTGCATCGCCATGAACGGCGATTTCATCGCGCCGGGCCAACTGGCCGTCTCCACATCGAACCGCAATTTCGAAGGGCGTCAGGGCAAGGACGCCCGCACCATCCTGGCCAGTCCGGCGACGGCGGCGGCGACGGCGGTCGCTGGGGTGCTGACCGATCCGCGCGTCTATTTGCGGGAGGCCGCCAATGTCTGA